The genomic DNA TTTGGTATAGAAATCTTCTTCAATTCTATTAATATATAATTTATCAAAAAGATATTTATTTACCGTAAAGTCTGTAGGTAGAAATCCATCCATATTTATAATTCATTATATTTTTTCGCAGTTCCTTTAGCTTTATTAACTGGATATTTTTTTGAGTTCTTGTCTATTTTTTTATTTATGATTTCGGAGATGTTTAAATTATGTTTTTCCGCTAATAATAATCCATAAGAGAAAACGTCTGCTAATTCTTCTTCTAGCTTTTCTTTATCACATTCTTCATTATCTTTCCATAAGAATAATTCTAATAGTTCGCTTGCCTCAATAGAAAGGGCTAAGGCTAAATCTTTTGAATTGTGAAACTGTTTCCAATCTCGTTGGTCTCTGAATTCTATTAGTTTTTCAATTGTTTTATTAAGCTTATCCATTTGCTATAATTTTATCATTGTTTGGGCTAACTTATATTCTTTATCAAATGGCATTTGCAAACTTTTTAGCATTTCTGGAATAGCTAAAGCCCAACTAGTATAATAATATGCTAAAGTTTTATAACCGCTAAAACTACTGTTTTTTATTGATGGTATTGAATATCCCTTTTTATTCGGGTCAATTCCACCCATTCCAACAGTTGCAAGTTCAAAAGCAACTTTTTTTATTTCTTCCTTAGAATAATTCTCAAAATAATTTAAAGCATCTATCATATACATTACAACAGCATTATTAATGTCATCATTAGAATGTTCTTCTAGAAATTGCTTCATTTTTCTGTCATTAGATGAAGTATTATCATCTAATCCGAAAGGGTCTTTATTTATCTCATCAATAACACTATCAATAGTTTTTTTCTTGTGTTCTAATTCGGGAATTAAATTGAAATAAGAATCAAATTTCACGTCCTCACCCCAATGTTGAATTAATTCATATTCCTCTCCTTCTTTTTTATCTGAGCGGTATTCTAAGTATTCATTATAAAATTTGTTTGCTTGTTTTAATTCAAAACTTGTCGATTTAAAATCATTAATTAAATCAATAGAAAAAAGCATTTTAAAGTGTAAAGCATTTACTAGATTGTAGATTTTAGATATTGAAATAATCCTTTTAGGAAAATTTTCAATTATATCTTTCCTCGTTGTTGCTTCAATTCCTTCTTTAACAAATCTTAACAATGATAAAAACTGTATAGGTTTTATTTCTGCAAATCTATTGTATATTCTATCTTCAATAAATAAATCAATGGGAGTATTAAAAACTTGGTTATTGATGCCATTAAAAAGGGAATCTATAAAGTTTTTAATGTTAGAATCTGGAATTCCTTTTTTTTCTAAACTTTTTGAAAACTTATTTAAAGAATGGTGAAATTTAGATTTATTGGAATCGTTAGTAGTAAATAAGAAATTCTCTTCAATACTTCTGGCTTCAAGAACAAGTTCAAGATGCTCAAGTTCGTGCAGTACTAAATGACTTATAGATTCAAAATTAGGTTTGTATTTTACTAAATGAAAATCTTTATTATATACTTCAGCAAATTCAATCTTTGCAGCTGTATTAATCGATTCATCGCTTATTATCTTAATTTTCTTCTCAGATTTATATGCTAATTCTGAAACAAATTTATTTATAATTTCATCTGCATTAAATTCCTCTGAATAGGCTTGAGCAGTTTCTATTGCCAATCTAAAAGCATTATTATATACGTCATCCTTTTTAGAGCAAAGGGATATTGTTTTAATAGCTAAATTAAACGCTTCTAAATATTCGGATGCTTTTTCTTTTATTAGTCCTAAAGCCAAATAAGTGTTAGGATAACTCGGATTAACTTCCTGTGCCTTAGTAAAATAATTTATTGCTTCTTCAGTTTTATCTATCTGCATAAGAACCGAACCAATATTATTAAGAGTAATATGATTTGTTGGAGTATATTCTAGGATTTGATTGTAATAAACTAAAGCGGTTTCAATATCTTTTTTATCCTTAACAAAAATATTACCCATCATTAATAAAGCCCATTCATTTTTTGGATTCCATTTAAGAGCGTCAATTAAAACATTTATAGCCTCTTCTTGCTCATCTAATTCTGAATATATTTGACCTAATAATCTATAATATTCAGATTCTGTAGGATATTCAGAAACTAATTTCTTAGCAAGAATTAAAGCATCCTCAAACTTTCCATTTTCGCAAAGACGTAATAATTGGTTATGTTTTTTTTCTTCAATTTCAACTTTGTTAAAGTCTAATTCAATTATTAAAT from Lacinutrix sp. 5H-3-7-4 includes the following:
- a CDS encoding nucleotide pyrophosphohydrolase, whose product is MDKLNKTIEKLIEFRDQRDWKQFHNSKDLALALSIEASELLELFLWKDNEECDKEKLEEELADVFSYGLLLAEKHNLNISEIINKKIDKNSKKYPVNKAKGTAKKYNEL
- a CDS encoding tetratricopeptide repeat protein, which gives rise to MTIIIPFNNFSNTLFSNEENDKSILINKIKQFYKIGAIVPHIKDEGEYLIIELDFNKVEIEEKKHNQLLRLCENGKFEDALILAKKLVSEYPTESEYYRLLGQIYSELDEQEEAINVLIDALKWNPKNEWALLMMGNIFVKDKKDIETALVYYNQILEYTPTNHITLNNIGSVLMQIDKTEEAINYFTKAQEVNPSYPNTYLALGLIKEKASEYLEAFNLAIKTISLCSKKDDVYNNAFRLAIETAQAYSEEFNADEIINKFVSELAYKSEKKIKIISDESINTAAKIEFAEVYNKDFHLVKYKPNFESISHLVLHELEHLELVLEARSIEENFLFTTNDSNKSKFHHSLNKFSKSLEKKGIPDSNIKNFIDSLFNGINNQVFNTPIDLFIEDRIYNRFAEIKPIQFLSLLRFVKEGIEATTRKDIIENFPKRIISISKIYNLVNALHFKMLFSIDLINDFKSTSFELKQANKFYNEYLEYRSDKKEGEEYELIQHWGEDVKFDSYFNLIPELEHKKKTIDSVIDEINKDPFGLDDNTSSNDRKMKQFLEEHSNDDINNAVVMYMIDALNYFENYSKEEIKKVAFELATVGMGGIDPNKKGYSIPSIKNSSFSGYKTLAYYYTSWALAIPEMLKSLQMPFDKEYKLAQTMIKL